The following are encoded together in the Geobacter sulfurreducens PCA genome:
- a CDS encoding monovalent cation:proton antiporter family protein, which yields MEFQILRDMEILFGLAVFTVVLLRRLMFPSIIGFLATGILAGPSALGLIKNTHQVEQMAEIGVVLLLFTIGIEFSLKELMRIKHLVFWGGGMQVGVTIAIVAALAFAFGIPPSQATFFGFLVALSSTAILMKLLMDKGEMDAPHGKVALGILIFQDLCVVPLMLFTPFLAGAGNGWTGILLVSLKAVAVVVVAHFGSRFLVPWIFEQVVKSRSRELFILTIIFIGFGTAWLTAQVGLSLALGAFIAGLAISESEYSHQALGDIIPFRDAFMSLFFISVGMLLDLSVLVRQPVLVASLVLTILVVKFLVTGGAAMALGIPARVGIVTALALAQIGEFSFILSQTGMQYGLLSKDMYQVFLAASVATMALTPLCLKVGAPVASYLVGVLPTPLTRGRGVLRGKEKKLSLTDHVIVVGYGVNGRNLSRVLKVQKIPHVVIETNPFTVSTEKSKGTRIMFGDATRPEVLTHSAVERARSIVIAISDAAASRRVVALARQMSPTIHIIVRTRYIAEMEPLYKLGANEVVPEEFETSIEIFSRVLRNFLIPQDQIDQCVGEIRRGSYDMFRTMSRRHSHAVGIAGYLSGAEIATFRVKKGAPIEGESLRQGTLRTRSGATLLVIKRGDEVTPNPDPVWVLQEGDIVLLLGTPEQLAAASRLFEAPAVEGGPVAPPPADSSRHDTSNRRDQ from the coding sequence GTGGAATTTCAGATACTGCGTGACATGGAAATACTTTTCGGGCTGGCGGTCTTTACGGTGGTGCTCCTGCGCCGGCTCATGTTCCCCTCGATTATCGGTTTTCTCGCCACCGGCATCCTGGCCGGCCCCTCTGCTCTGGGGCTCATCAAGAATACCCACCAGGTGGAGCAGATGGCCGAAATCGGGGTGGTGCTCCTGCTTTTTACCATCGGCATCGAATTCTCGCTCAAGGAGCTGATGCGGATCAAGCACCTCGTCTTCTGGGGCGGGGGGATGCAGGTAGGGGTAACCATCGCCATCGTGGCGGCCTTGGCGTTCGCCTTCGGCATACCGCCCTCCCAGGCCACCTTCTTCGGCTTCCTGGTGGCCCTCTCCAGTACCGCCATCCTCATGAAGCTGCTCATGGACAAGGGGGAGATGGACGCCCCCCACGGTAAGGTGGCGCTCGGCATCCTGATTTTTCAGGACCTCTGCGTGGTCCCCCTCATGCTCTTCACCCCGTTTCTTGCCGGGGCGGGCAACGGTTGGACGGGGATACTCCTGGTATCTCTCAAGGCGGTGGCCGTGGTAGTGGTGGCCCATTTCGGCTCCCGGTTCCTGGTCCCCTGGATTTTCGAACAGGTAGTCAAGAGCCGCAGCCGCGAACTCTTTATCCTCACCATTATCTTTATCGGCTTCGGTACGGCCTGGCTCACGGCCCAGGTAGGACTGTCGCTGGCCCTGGGGGCATTCATCGCCGGCCTAGCCATCTCCGAATCGGAGTACAGTCACCAGGCCCTGGGTGATATCATCCCGTTCCGCGATGCCTTCATGAGCCTGTTCTTCATCTCCGTGGGCATGCTGCTCGATCTGTCCGTCCTGGTTCGGCAGCCGGTCCTGGTGGCCTCCCTCGTTCTGACTATCCTGGTGGTGAAGTTTCTGGTCACGGGCGGAGCGGCCATGGCCCTCGGCATCCCGGCCCGGGTCGGCATCGTCACCGCGCTGGCCCTGGCCCAGATCGGCGAATTCTCCTTCATTCTTTCCCAGACCGGCATGCAGTACGGTCTCCTCTCCAAGGATATGTACCAGGTATTTCTGGCTGCATCGGTAGCCACCATGGCTCTCACTCCGCTTTGCCTCAAGGTGGGTGCGCCGGTGGCGAGTTATCTGGTGGGGGTTTTGCCGACACCCTTGACCCGGGGCCGGGGCGTGCTTCGGGGGAAAGAGAAGAAGCTTTCCCTGACGGATCATGTAATCGTGGTCGGCTACGGCGTCAACGGCAGGAATCTTTCCCGGGTGCTGAAGGTCCAGAAAATCCCCCATGTGGTGATCGAAACCAATCCCTTCACGGTCTCCACGGAGAAGAGCAAGGGAACCCGCATCATGTTCGGCGACGCCACCCGGCCCGAGGTTCTCACCCACTCAGCCGTGGAGCGCGCGCGCAGCATCGTCATCGCCATTTCCGATGCGGCCGCCAGCCGCCGGGTCGTGGCCCTGGCGCGGCAGATGAGCCCCACCATCCACATCATCGTCCGGACCCGCTACATTGCCGAGATGGAGCCCCTGTACAAGCTGGGCGCCAACGAGGTTGTGCCTGAGGAGTTCGAGACGTCCATCGAGATATTCTCCCGGGTTCTGCGCAACTTCCTCATCCCCCAGGACCAGATCGATCAGTGCGTGGGAGAAATTCGGCGGGGTTCCTACGACATGTTCCGCACCATGAGTCGCCGTCACAGCCACGCCGTAGGGATCGCCGGGTACCTATCCGGCGCGGAGATCGCTACCTTCCGCGTGAAGAAGGGAGCCCCCATCGAGGGTGAAAGCCTGCGGCAAGGGACCCTGCGAACCAGGTCGGGCGCCACGCTCCTGGTGATCAAGCGGGGGGACGAGGTGACGCCCAATCCCGACCCGGTCTGGGTCCTGCAGGAGGGGGACATCGTATTGCTGCTTGGCACGCCGGAGCAACTCGCCGCAGCCTCGCGGCTTTTCGAGGCACCGGCGGTGGAGGGCGGGCCCGTTGCGCCGCCCCCGGCGGATAGCAGCCGACACGACACCAGCAACAGGAGAGACCAGTGA
- a CDS encoding flavodoxin family protein, translated as MKKVLVTYYSRSGNTEKMARMIADSLVTRDLAVELIKVEEVDIDTLPSYDGFIVGSPNYFGTMAWPVKKFIDESVKYFRKLDGRAAAAFTSEGMIGGGGDTVVLDILKAFLIHGCIVQGLTSAGHYGPVAVGAPDERIANEVNVLATTFAELVNRVR; from the coding sequence GTGAAAAAAGTACTCGTGACCTATTACTCGCGTAGCGGCAATACCGAAAAAATGGCCCGTATGATCGCCGACAGCCTCGTGACCAGAGATCTGGCCGTTGAGTTGATAAAGGTCGAGGAGGTCGATATCGACACGCTTCCCTCCTATGACGGCTTCATCGTCGGCTCTCCCAACTACTTCGGCACCATGGCCTGGCCAGTGAAAAAGTTCATCGACGAGAGCGTCAAGTACTTCAGGAAGCTCGACGGCAGGGCCGCTGCCGCGTTCACTTCGGAAGGGATGATTGGCGGCGGGGGCGACACGGTGGTCCTTGATATCCTCAAGGCATTCCTGATTCACGGCTGTATCGTCCAGGGGCTCACCTCGGCCGGGCATTACGGCCCCGTGGCCGTGGGGGCCCCCGACGAACGGATCGCCAATGAGGTGAACGTTCTCGCAACAACCTTCGCCGAGCTGGTGAACCGCGTCCGATGA